Part of the Arachis hypogaea cultivar Tifrunner chromosome 6, arahy.Tifrunner.gnm2.J5K5, whole genome shotgun sequence genome, atgaaaagaaaaggagagaagCAGAGATGATTGTTTACCTGCTGAAAACGAGCAGAGACATGGTGGTGAGTCCACTGAGATTTCctttccagagatacatcggccaattCAGAGGATAGTCGCACctgtaagatagaggttgcttacagaggttatcgctacatacattggctagagagagcctcacctgtaagacaaaggttgcttacagaggttatgacacTGGAAATTGAACTTAAACAAAGATTGCTGAGTTACGTCAGGAGCGTAtcaaaaccgacagatgagttcattacctgcactagggatagacatgcatcatacttgtttgcgcatatttgtttgtgGGTGTAATTTTCTGTGATTGTGGGTGTGCTAAATGACTGTTTGAATTCTGTGTTCTTTAATTGTTGAATTAGATGGTACCTTGTTGACTGTTATTGCTaaccaagtatatataaaataaactaaactTCTAACCCCGACTCTACTAAGAACTcctcagttcttaccccctattttcgccctctttcagctacaggtgtgaAGGCTCATTACGAAGTGGCGAGAGCACAAAGGAATATGTTTATGAGTTGAGTTGTTAGTATTTGTTTTTCTCTCACCTCGTTAGTTAGAGTTTTATTTACGGCCTGGCTGAAACACCGCGACGGGAGTACCTGCAAAAAACACCTCAATACTCAAGTTAAAATAGAGCTTAAGAGAAGtaataataagaaaatcaaagtgAGTTTCATGACCTGATTCTTTCCAACTTATTTGCTTGCTTATATAGACACGTAGTTTGTTCGGTTGGAGcttatagtaatacaaatggggagctcATATGTTAACGTAGTGCTCATACATTGAGTCTGGAAATTTATTTGCTTAGGTgtcgtcactagaaatttttagaattatatttataaaagataaattattatttacttaggttgttatttttaaattttaaattatttgtttggattattttacttaggttgttattttttaaattttaaattattttatttaggttgttgtttttaaatctttatctttatagtaatacaaatggggagctcATATGCTAATGTGGCGCTTATACATTGAGTTTGGGAATTTATTTGCTTAGGTgtcgtcactagaaatttttagaattatatttatgaaagataaattattatttacttagcttgttattttcaaattttaaattatttgtttgggttattttacttaggttgttattttttaaattttatattattttgtttaggttgttgttctttaaattttaaattgttttatttatgttgttatttttttaattttagcactattttttaaaatttgttgattCTTCTTTagcactaatttttaaaattttgttgatttattttaaaaattgcaGCTACGTACGTTAATATTGTAGTTacgttaatttagaattttaaaaattgttaatatatttatttactttatctgcaaatttaattcaaatttaaattaaagtcaatcaaatttaaaaaattttagctatgagtcaactataaaagtataagttatGAAACATGTATAGCACCACAATTCAAAGCACATCAATCCCCTTTttttacatatatccaaaatTGGCTCTTGTGTTTTGATTCGTGAATTTGCTAAGAGAAAAAATATCTTACCAAATAAGATATTTTGGTGTTGGACTCAATGAAGGTAACTTCAATACTACACATTATGAGTATGTGGTTAATTTAAATCAACGTACCAATGTGCACATACTTTCAGAATCGTCAAGTATCCCACGATATGGATTTAATTTTGTGAGTTTTGACACTCTCAATGCTTTTGGGTACGATTACACCTATTTAGTttgtaagtttattattttagaaaaagtataatttatttataaatttatttattttattgataatttcgacggtattttttttaacaaattcatTGAcaacaaactttttttttaattttaattcattctAGATGTTATTGGATATTTTGATGGAATTGGGAGTGAGATTTTAAAGTTAAAGAAGATGCTAAACAACTGGAGGAAGAGCATCTCCCTACCTTGAAATTCTGGGAAAAAGTGATAAAATGGAGGTTGAGACAAGAGACTCGAGTTTTGAAATACCATATTGGTTTTATGGTAGGTAGATCTACCACGGAGGACATATTCTTGTTAAGGAGAATGATGGAAATGACCCAGAATAACAAAAAAGATCTACAAATTGTGTTTATTAACTTAAAAAAGACAAATGATAGAATACCAAGAAAAGTCCTATTGAAGGTTTTTAATTACACATATTCGTgaaattaagaacatgaacgagGAGGTTACAACTAGAGTTTGAATCCAAGATAGTGTAACATAGAAATTTCCTATTAGTGTAGAATTACATTAGTAGTCATCTCCAAACTCATACCTATACCTTTTTACACGGGTTTTGAAGGTACTTACTGAGCACAACCAAAAACCCATACCATGTTGAGTGCTTTTTGCAACTCATTGAGCCCAATCAAGAACCCATACCATGTTAAATGCTTTTTGTAAATGACATCATCTTTATTGGATAATCGCAAGAAGTTTTAAATGACAACCTAGATTTGTGGAGTAGGCCCGGAAAGTATATGATTTGCTCACAACTCACGCTAGGTCAAAGTATACGGAGTATAAATTCAGCATAAGAAACACTAGCAAAGTGAAAATTGGGGACATCATACCACAAGTAAAGTGGTTTAAGTGTCTCGGATGCATTATTCAAAACAATAGAGAAATAGAAGAGGGCATAAATCATATGATTCAAGCAGATTGGTCAAAAATGAAGTGCTTTGGGTTTTATACAAGATTTTGAGAACCGAACTGATCATCAAACTATTCTAATTACTAATTCATTGGTTTACTGGTCCAACCGGTGGAttaaccgaaaaaaccgttttagagtagaataataaattataaatatgcaAGTATTAAGTTGACGGTATAGGGTAATAGGAAAGTTTTCTAATGAAGTACAATTCCTCATCAGTACACAAAATGTTAAAAGAAATATCTAACAAGAATAAGAAGAATATCAAATGAATTATTATAAATCCAACTAAAAAATAAACATAGTACTTGGATAAATAAATTTGATAACATTATTAATAACAACGTTGGTAGTGGACTAGTGCTAGAAAGGCTTTCACCAAATGAAGGTGCATATAGGCTTTAAGAGACAATAGACGTGGGTTTGTGTAGCAGCATTTTGGATGAGTTGCTTTGAAGATCATTTAGTGAAACTAAACTTTGAATAGGTACAATACAGGCTTCACCAAATGCTCATAACACACAAAGACAGTTTCTCAAGATACATAAATAAGTGCTCATGCTCTGAAAATAATCATCTAAATTGGTATAAGGCAGGAAAAAATGACCATAAGTCTCTTTACCCAAGTCAAAATAAACAACCATATCTGAACTCAACAATCAGCATTCTGCACCGAACATTAcaaaacattaaccaataatcacactaaacctgcagccagcaattacaaaacagcaacaaaCATTAGTACATTATAAAACATTCCAAAACAGTGATGACACTAAACCTGCATAGTAAATAATCTCAAAGACAATGATTACCAATATCCagcaaataaacaataaatacacaacaacaatttagcaaataaacaagaacatgacctaaatagaaaatccaacaaattaagTCGCAGCAACCTAACAATTTGGCAAATTAAAACAACAGCAgcccaacaatttagcaaattatcaacttaacaagttcaagaacagaaaatcacaacaacaaaaaaaaattaaaagtaacacaagaacacaagaacaattagcaaattaacaagttcacaataacaattaaaatctaccagaagaacactaatgcaagtggaatcatcatgctaatatgttttctgcaaagatgttatttgtgcagctaaaatttcctaattactatgatccaattattctaatttcacatgcaatcaacttactaagtttctaaaagctaacaattataaaaccaaccagaaatatggttaaagcatttcatcaaacatgttgagtgcggtaaaatttatcatcaaatacaatcaatgagcaaagccaaTCAATCAAGCACTGACTGAGCATTCTGTTCTGATTCTGTGACTGGaaagcaacaaattcaagttacagcaacaaatttaacaaatcctAGTAAAGTCCCGATTTACAGCAAAAAGGCAAATTTAACAACAGAAATTTAAGAGCACAACCTGTAACAGAGTAATTATACCGGTAACAAAGTATTAGTAAATTTGCAACAATCAGAACCAAACTTGAAACAAAACCATACATACAGAACCATGCATACAGAACCATACAATCAGAACTATGCATACAAATTTGCAAATTTGTAAAATTTCAACCATTAGCAACTAGCAAATACAAGACAGAAccaaaagaagaattgaagaaccaaCCTTCAGAACCAAACTTGAAACAGTTGAAACCAAGACCAAAGCAGACTTGAAgaaaaatggaacaaaaattgaagaagacCTAAGAACATCAATTTCAGAACTAaggcgaaaaagaagaagaccagAAGATGAAGACGAGAAGCCACTAACCTGGGTCCGTGCCGAGAAGCCAGCTAAGATGAAGAGCCGAAGACGAACCTGCCGAGTTACTGGGTTCCGGACAcggggaagaggaagaagcggaGGTGCTGAGGACCTGGGACAGCGGTGGCGCCAAGGACTTGGGTTAGGCGGCGACGATGGAGGGCTAGCCGGCTAGAGTTTCTTTGCTTCAGAGAaacatgaatgaatgaatgattggggGAAgacgcggggggggggggggggggggggggttggggTGGGGGGGTTGGGTCACGAGTGGATCACTAGAtccgtttctttttttttttttctacaaattAAAAAACGGTGTCGTTTTATCAGAACCGGCCGGGACAGTTTTTCAACGGTTTTTGTTCGAGCGGTTATAGGTGCAGGACCGAACCGCTTGCATCACCGGTTCCCGGTTGAACTGGTTCGACCGGCTGGtctggtccggttttcagaaccatggtttCATATGCCACAAAAAGATCTTCAAAACTTAAGGGTAAATTCATCGTACTATCATTAGACCAGCTATGTTGTCTAGAACCAAGTGTTGGGCGGCAGAAGGAGAACATGAACATAAGTTCAGTGGGCCGAAATGAGAATGATTACATGAATAAACAGCCATACACGTATGgcagaataaagaacaaggataTGAGAAAGAAAACAAATACTTGGAAAACATAACAAGCTTATAAATCAAACAATTATATTTGCTAAAAcccaaggaaaaaaaaataaaaaccaagacATTATTACTACTTGGGTCTGAATCCTCTATACAAGAAGCTCGTCTTCAAGATAATTATATTCAAAAGTGAATTCAGTTTTGATTCTTTGACACCTGAAAAACAAAATCAACATAATTCAAGGGTAACCACAAAGGCAGTTAAAAAATGCAATCATTGCAAATGTGATAGAAACCTAATAAAAGCTGCTACAAATTctatactcattttattttaccaTCCAATGATcatgttttaaatttcaaaacagtGTACGTATATATGCCCAAAGTGATTGCAAATAGTATAATAATTAAGTCTACATACCACCCATGTTGAAGGTCATCATTTGCAATATGGAAATCGAAATATACGTATGTTCCTTGCTCATATTCATCTGTAGCAACTTTGGGCTCTTCATGACGCTGAAACCATGTGTTATACTTTTTGTGGTATCTCCAGGACTGTTTCTTTAGTTCCTTTGCAGCCAAATACTGCTGGTAAGTGTTCTGCGTAAAATAACAGATATAAGCCCCACATAATTGACTCAAAGAATAACATTAATCACCGGAATGTTAAAAGTACCTGTTGATAATAAAATGCATAGAACAATGTATCAGTGCCAAATGGTTCAAGACCTACTCTCTCCCAAAAAGCAGGATTATTAACAATAGGAGCCTGTGTCTGAGGATAACTAGAAGGTGTTATCGTTGGGTGCCTCTGCAGAACCACAAGAAAATGGGAAAACCAGAACTCATTATATGGCCATATGATAGATTATGCAGTGAACAGGAAGATGAATATGATTGGCAATGCAGACAGGAGTATAAGCTCTAGGACGTTCTGAGTCTCTGGGTAGAGGAAGTTTGTAGTGTGCTGCCTCAAGCATTTGCAAATTGTATAATTGATCACGCACTCCACTTGGATTAATACTTGAACTTGATCCCATGAAACTATCACCAATGGCTCCAAGATCCGTGCCATTTCTTCTCCCAATGACACCAAGGTTACCAGTAGGTTGATTGGGTTGTAAAGGTTGGCCAGGAGACAAATCAATATCTCTGGATGTTTGACCAGCTTCTGCAAGGGAGACGGATACCCCTGCCTGTAGCATAAACAAAAATAGCTGGCTTAGGTCATCCTTAAGTTCACTACACATACACATACAcatacacatacacacacacacacacacaaacaaaATATCCTTTCACATCATGTGCACAGAAATCAATCCAAATGAGTCTTTTTCTATATGCAAGTCAGAAGAGTACAAGTAAGCATATAGCTCTCGCCCAGCTTAACTAGGCCATACAACTGGTTTTCAAATCAGAGGCTATCCAGAAAAAACTCCATATCcttcaaatatatataaatttaaaattcactaCCTCCTTAGGTAAACATTAATCATGATTGTAAGTTAATGAGTTTTAGTTTAGCCCATTCCTTGTGCATTATTCTCCTGAAGCTAGTTCCAAGGGGAAACAGTAAGGGTATATTCAGCTCTATAGCAGCTCAACTCTCCCAAGCCGAAGCCAAAATTCAGCTTAACTTTTCAGCTCCCCTCCCTTACAATATCCTCTCTAATCAAATTGCACCAAATCTCTACTCTCATCTGTCTCCACAACCAGACATTCCATTATGCACATTAACACTTCCATGATTACCTTAGCAACTATTGGACTCATTTTGTCTTACAAGCACAGAAAAGTACAAAACTTAATGTGCTTTCATATGTAATGTAAAAGGATAATATATCTTAAGAATATAAAAGATTAAGAAGTTAGCCAGCATACTGGAGAATCTGCAGCAAATGTTGATTTCAAATCATCTTCACTTATGAGACTCTTGCCAACCCCAGTACTACCAGTAGATTCAACAGCTGAATCATCAGGAAAATTCTGATGTTGTAGATCTTCAATTTTAGAATTGCCAACATCTGCATAATAGAAAATCTAGGAATTAGGATATGTTCCTCAACTTTCATCATAAACCAATCTTGGTATTTTGTTCTGGATATGTTAAATAGGTTTTGATCTCTTGAAACAAATATGTCCACATGTTGAAGTTGATATTAATTCAGTTAACAGTATCGTAATTTGCAGATTCATTCACAGCCTAATACAAAGACGTAATTTCCACTTGATCTCAACGATCACGTAGGAACTAGAACACGTCATGGTATTGGCTGCATTTAAAGAACAGTGTCTTTTTTCAGAGATCAACTACTTGAATCAAATGACTTCCAGGCTTATTGTAAACCATGTCATTTAAATATAAGTTATTAAGGGTTTTGTCCACAATTTTTCTTAGTATTGAaacaagagaacagaaaaggaggAAAGTAGTCTGACTAGAAAAGGGAATAAAACTTATACATCAAAGCATAATATAGTATAGTATTATGTACAAGTAACACAAACACCTGCATCTTTGGAAACACCTGACATCAATGACTGTTGACTAGATGGGGAATGGACCGAATTGGGTGGCTGTTGTAGTGTAGTAGTTGAAATACCACTAAAACCTGGTGACTGGACTCCAAGGCCAATAGCAGATTGAGAAGAAACAGAGGAACCTTGGGAGTTAAACTGCAAATATTGTAGCATGTCatgcaaaatatatttttatcatatataaagTCAGGTCATAGAAGGAACTGTGGATTATCATTTAACCAAAATGTAAAACTATAAATATATACGATTGTATATGGAATGGAGCTAAAACAGGATATACATCTACAGAATTCTTTAAAGGATTTTTAAATAAATGAACTTAGGCATGAGACGAACTATCTAGTTGTACATTTAAACAAAGTAAAGCTACCAATCTTCCTACTTTTATGCAAATTTTTCCCATCATTTCTCAAACAGAAGGGAaggggaaaaacaaaataaaataaaaatcaaaaccaaCCCCGCATCCAACAATGTAGGGCTACAAGAATCCCGTGTTAATGCAAGGTCTGGAGAAAGGTCATACCCAAAGGGTGTAATGTAAACAGCCTAATTTAATTGTATCAGTAATTGGTTCCACGGTTTGAACCCATGACCTTGAGGTTACACGAAGACAACTCAACCATAGATTCCATAGATGTAggtagttatttttaaaattagaattgtAAAGATGACATTGTTGGAATAGAAAAACTAGACACGACATCTTTGGAACAAGCAAGAAAAGTCCAAAACAGGAGAAATACCTGTTGCAAAAGTGGATTTTGCTGCTGGGCAGAAAACTGCTTAGGATTTCCTCCAAGAGAAGGCATAGTAAGCAGGGTGCTGTGCCCCTGCTGCTGCACTTGCTGATACTTCTGCAAAAACTTTTCCCTTTGATCTGGAGCTATTTCAGTTCTTTGACGAATCTGCACATGAATATCAAAATGAACCAGCACTGTAAGAGGTAAATATTCAACATATACAATAGCATGCTACATAAACAACCCTTCCATTCAACCAGTCAACAGCAGCAAGAAAAAGAATGTACCTATACTGAGTAAAAGTTTCTAGGCCTAGCAGTGTACCTAGCATGTGATAATCTTAAAATATTCATTCAGATGTACAGATTCAGATTTTAACTTTGAATCTGACACAAAACTACATGTCTATTGGTACTCAGCAATCAATATTATAACACATTCTAATTGCACATACTTCTGGCATAAATGAATCTCTCCTACTTTGAAGCCACACAAAAGCTTGCCAAAAGAAAAACATATGACCACCATATAGCATACTAAAATTTAAGACAATTTACCGCATCACTTTGGTTCTGGAATGGACTTCCAGGTCTCCATTGCATGCCAGGAACCACAGATGGGGAGAAAACTCTACTAGATACAGCTGCAGCCTCATTAATGACATTAGAGTCAGCTGAGGCAGCTTCATTAGCCTTCCCAACCTGAGGCAAGATCAATCTGCTATTACTTAATGGGGATACAAGAGGCTGCACCATCCCACTACTTCCACCAAGTCTATCATCAGCTGCCAACATGTTCCTCTTAGTTATTTCAGAGGCTGAAGGGACTGACCCAAGGGTTCCATTGTTAGAAACCATGTTCCCAGCACCAAGAGGGATGCTAGCTGCTGCTTGATTTGAAAGGTTGTTTCGGCTAATGCTCCTTAGTGCTGCATCAGAAAGCGATGGGGATGGTCTCTGGCCAGGGAAACTATTAATCTCTTCTTCCTTCAAAGAGGAAGATTGATTCGCAGAAGGT contains:
- the LOC112697017 gene encoding uncharacterized protein isoform X2 — protein: MGASRKLQGEIDRVLKKVQEGVEVFDSIWNKVYDTDNANQKEKFEADLKKEIKKLQRYRDQIKTWIQSSEIKDKKVSASYEQALVDARKLIEREMERFKICEKETKTKAFSKEGLGQQPKTDPKEKAKSETRDWLNNVVGELESQIDNFEAELEGLSVKKGKNRPPRLTHLETSITRHKAHIKKCEFILRLLDNDELSPEQVNDVKDFLDDYVERNQEDFDEFSDVDELYSSLPLDKVETLEDLVTIPPGLSKATPSLSLKNTLAVSASQSASASASQISEQADDTASQDSNSDIGARTPPAKVSGIISATSTPAGNHATPLSVNVSTHNLSSAPAAGSVLSGSNSVRSPMENANAANSPSANQSSSLKEEEINSFPGQRPSPSLSDAALRSISRNNLSNQAAASIPLGAGNMVSNNGTLGSVPSASEITKRNMLAADDRLGGSSGMVQPLVSPLSNSRLILPQVGKANEAASADSNVINEAAAVSSRVFSPSVVPGMQWRPGSPFQNQSDAIRQRTEIAPDQREKFLQKYQQVQQQGHSTLLTMPSLGGNPKQFSAQQQNPLLQQFNSQGSSVSSQSAIGLGVQSPGFSGISTTTLQQPPNSVHSPSSQQSLMSDVGNSKIEDLQHQNFPDDSAVESTGSTGVGKSLISEDDLKSTFAADSPAGVSVSLAEAGQTSRDIDLSPGQPLQPNQPTGNLGVIGRRNGTDLGAIGDSFMGSSSSINPSGVRDQLYNLQMLEAAHYKLPLPRDSERPRAYTPRHPTITPSSYPQTQAPIVNNPAFWERVGLEPFGTDTLFYAFYYQQNTYQQYLAAKELKKQSWRYHKKYNTWFQRHEEPKVATDEYEQGTYVYFDFHIANDDLQHGWCQRIKTEFTFEYNYLEDELLV
- the LOC112697017 gene encoding uncharacterized protein isoform X1 — translated: MGASRKLQGEIDRVLKKVQEGVEVFDSIWNKVYDTDNANQKEKFEADLKKEIKKLQRYRDQIKTWIQSSEIKDKKVSASYEQALVDARKLIEREMERFKICEKETKTKAFSKEGLGQQPKTDPKEKAKSETRDWLNNVVGELESQIDNFEAELEGLSVKKGKNRPPRLTHLETSITRHKAHIKKCEFILRLLDNDELSPEQVNDVKDFLDDYVERNQEDFDEFSDVDELYSSLPLDKVETLEDLVTIPPGLSKATPSLSLKNTLAVSASQSASASASQISEQADDTASQDSNSDIGARTPPAKVSGIISATSTPAGNHATPLSVNVSTHNLSSAPAAGSVLSGSNSVRSPMENANAANSPSANQSSSLKEEEINSFPGQRPSPSLSDAALRSISRNNLSNQAAASIPLGAGNMVSNNGTLGSVPSASEITKRNMLAADDRLGGSSGMVQPLVSPLSNSRLILPQVGKANEAASADSNVINEAAAVSSRVFSPSVVPGMQWRPGSPFQNQSDAIRQRTEIAPDQREKFLQKYQQVQQQGHSTLLTMPSLGGNPKQFSAQQQNPLLQQFNSQGSSVSSQSAIGLGVQSPGFSGISTTTLQQPPNSVHSPSSQQSLMSGVSKDADVGNSKIEDLQHQNFPDDSAVESTGSTGVGKSLISEDDLKSTFAADSPAGVSVSLAEAGQTSRDIDLSPGQPLQPNQPTGNLGVIGRRNGTDLGAIGDSFMGSSSSINPSGVRDQLYNLQMLEAAHYKLPLPRDSERPRAYTPRHPTITPSSYPQTQAPIVNNPAFWERVGLEPFGTDTLFYAFYYQQNTYQQYLAAKELKKQSWRYHKKYNTWFQRHEEPKVATDEYEQGTYVYFDFHIANDDLQHGWCQRIKTEFTFEYNYLEDELLV